From the genome of Chelonoidis abingdonii isolate Lonesome George chromosome 25, CheloAbing_2.0, whole genome shotgun sequence, one region includes:
- the LOC142045944 gene encoding olfactory receptor 14A16-like produces MDNQTTVSEFFLKGVSRNPKLQILHFVVFLTIYLAALMGNVLIITTISLDHHLRTPMYFFLKNLSFLDICFISVTIPMSFINSLMNSWAISFPGCVAQWFLFLSFIETELLFLTIMTYDLYIAICNPLNYTVIVNKTACCKLTCGSWLGGGVYSTLNTASTFSLPFFGSLINQFFCDIPPLLKLSCSHPNIGETVLIAFGVCVALCCFAFITMSYINIFSAVLKIPSVEGHHKAFSTCLPHLTVVMLFLGIGIFSYMMPTSVSAFKPYLVAVFYSVVPPLINPIIYSLRSQEIKMALGRVLRNSLLQKKAMNTLSEDILFCQCGLVARTLVWESANLRSIPGSIGG; encoded by the coding sequence ATGGACAATCAAACTACTGTGAGTGAATTCTTTCTCAAGGGAGTCTCCAGGAATCCGAAGCTGCAGATTTTACACTTTGTGGTCTTTCTGACTATTTACCTAGCTGCTCTTATGGGGAATGTTCTCATCATCACAACCATAAGTCTTGACCACCACCTGCGCactcccatgtacttcttcctgaaAAACCTATCCTTCTTGGATATTTGCTTCATTTCAGTCACCATCCCCATGTCCTTCATAAACTCCCTCATGAACAGCTGGGCTATTTCTTTCCCAGGATGTGTAGCACAatggtttttatttctttcattcatAGAGACAGAGCTTTTGTTCCTCACCATTATGACTTATGACCTTTACATTGCCATCTGCAACCCTCTGAATTATACAGTAATTGTGAACAAGACAGCATGCTGCAAGCTAACATGTGGATCATggctgggtggtggtgtctaTTCTACTTTGAACACTGCTAGCACATTTTCACTACCCTTCTTTGGGTCCCTTATCAACCAGTTCTTTTGCGATATTCCCCCATTACTGAAACTGTCTTGCTCCCATCCTAACATCGGTGAGACTGTCCTGATTGCATTTGGTGTATGTGTAGCTTTATGCTGTTTTGCTTTCATAACCATGTcttatattaatattttctctGCTGTGCTAAAAATCCCTTCGGTGGAGGGGCATCACAAAGCTTTCTCCAcctgcctgcctcacctcacagtTGTCATGTTATTTCTTGGTATTGGAATCTTTTCATACATGATGCCAACTTCTGTTTCTGCATTCAAACCGTACCTGGTGGCTGTGTTTTATTCTGTGGTGCCCCCATTGATTAATCCCATCATCTATAGCTTGAGAAGCCAGGAGATAAAAATGGCTCTTGGAAGAGTTTTAAGGAATAGTCTCCTTCAGAAGAAAGCAATGAACACCCTTTCTGAAGACATCTTATTCTGCCAGTGTGGCCTAGTAGCCAGAACACTGGTATGGGAGTCAGCAAACCTgcgttctatccctggctctatTGGTGGATga